TACGCCGTCCCCGACGCGCTTGTGAAGCGGTTTTTCGCCGGGTCGATGTCGCCGGGTTCGATCGGCGTGAAGACGATCGGCGTGTCCTGTCCGGTCGTCGGGTTCGACGTCGCCTTTCTGAAAAGGTTGCCGAAACGGTCGAATTCGAAGACCTGTTTGTAGGACAACGCTTCGTTGTCGCCGCGCGTTTCCCTCGCTTCCTTCAAACGCCCGACCGAATCGTAACTGAACTTCTGCGTCCACTGTTTTTGGCTGCCGATGTAACTGACTACGCTCTCGAGTTTGCCGTTGTTTTTCAACTGGCTCTGCGCATTGAGTTCGCCGAATCCGTATTCGTATTTCTGCAGGACCTCGGTCCCGCGTTTCAGATCCTGCGACTTCATCTGAAGCCGTTCGTTGAAATCGAAGTTCTGAACCGTCCCGTTGCCGAGCGCGATCTGGGTCGGCAGCGTGGCGGCGCCGAACGTGACGCCGCTCAAATACGTCCGATCGGCGTCGGCGACCGATGACATCCGGCCCATTCGTGTCGTTTTCGTTCAGCGTCGCATTCGCTTCGACCTGTTATTTCCAGATTTACGGCTTCGCTCGCTTATATCGGGCAACGAGGCCCACGCAATAGCCCAGTATGAGAAGAAGTGGAATAATTCGAGCGAAATCATCAGCAAAAATGTTGAGCATTACGAAACGACAGGGCGACGCACCTTCCCCGAACAGGCATCGAACGAGATCCACAACTATTAGCCAAAATAACATCGCGCAGAACATTATCAGGGTCATCGTAAGCCCTTCCACGATAGTCTCTTTTGCAAAATTCATATAAGCTCCATTGATCGGCATCAAAACGAATGTGTGGCAGTCCGATTTCATGCCATTATCCAAGAAGAATCGGTCGCCGATCCCAAAAGCGCTTCGGTTTGTATTTTCGATCGCATCTTTGCAATGCTCGCCGTTTGTCAGCGAAAAACTCGTCCCGTTTAACAGCATTCGGATAGGACTTTCGAATAACATCCATTGTTAGGTTATATGCCTTCCATGCTTGGGTTTCGTTAATGATGTAAGATCGCGTGGCCCCAACTATTACGAAACCAGCCCCAACGACGGCGCCGACAATTGCACCAGGGATACCGGCTCCGAAATACGCACCAATGGCAGCACCGGCCGCAACCGCCAATACTCCCCAGAATATCGCTTCTTTTGTCGTAATTGCCCCTCCATCAATCGCAATTTCGCGGAGATCCCGAGCCAACTTCGTCTGAAGGTTATAGTCTCTGATTTCGGCTTCCGATGCGGCAGGAGGCTTAGAAAAGTCCTTTTCGACCTTAGCAACACAATCGTCATAATCCGGATTGCCCGCGGATGCGCTGCCGCTGCCGCCTACTCCGCCGCCCGGTTCGCCAGTTGGAGTGCCGATGCCCGGATCATCGTTGACTATCCACCAGCCGGTCAGTGTGCAGACGGTAACAAACCAATCGATATATAGGACTCGTTCGCAACTGTACATTGGAATCGCCATCCGCAGACCACTCGGATCGACGAAATTCGTCGGCTGGCTTTCGACATACGAATACCGATTCCAGCTTTGCGGATTGCCGACCGAGGCCGAGCCGTTGTAGGGGTCGGGCGATGTCCAGCGTCCGGCACGGTTTTCGTTTTTGCGGAACCACGTGTGGTTGAGCCCCGTCGAGTCCTTTTCGGTCAGGCCGTAACCTTGCCGGTTCGCTTGCGGTGCGCCGAAGCCCTGGGCCGTCGTTCTCAGTCCGATGCCGGATCCGATGTCCTCGCCGAACGCCTGATGATCGGTTCTCGACTTAACATATCCCGCGGCATTCACACCCGCGCGGACCGAGCCCTGCCAGTCCTGCAAGTAATACTTGACCCCGCCCTCGTCTTGCGGGACGGTCCCGCCGTACTCGGCGACGAGCTTCCCGAAAGCGTCATAGATCACGAATTGCCAAACATCATTCACCTTCTCGGCAACCCGGTTCCCGATCGCGTCGTAAACCGAAACCGCATCGGGCTGGTTCGTCTGCGATGCCCGGACCATTCGTCCGTTCGCGTCGTACCCGTAACCGAGATTGCGGAACTTGCCGTCCGCGACGACCTGTCCGTTGTCATTGTACGCCGTTCCCGAGGCGGTTGTGAAGCGGTTTTTCGCCGGGTCGATGTCGCCGGGTTCGATCGGCGTGAAGACGATCGGCGTGTCCTGTCCGGACGTCGGGTTCGACGTCGCCTTCCGGAAAAGATTTCCGAACCGATCGTACTCGAAAATCTGCTTGTAACTGACCGTGCTCGTCGTCGGATCGCCCTTCAGTTCCTTGGCTTCCGTCAAACGCCCGACAGAATCATACTGGAACTTCTGCGTCCATTGCTGGGCGGTTCCGATCCAGCTTGAAACGCTTTCAAGCTTGCCGTTGTTCTCCAAGCCCTGCGAAGTGACCTCTCCGAAGGTGTATGCGTATTTCTGAAGCACCTCGGAGCCGCGTTTCAGTTCCTGCGACTTCATCTGAAGCCGTTCGTTGAAATCGAAGGAACCGTCGAATTTCCGTATGTCAGTAGCGACGGAAGCGTGTCCGATCCGAACCCGACCGAAGCGAGGAAGGTCCTCTGCGCGTCCGCCACGGTCGAAAACCGTCCTTTTGAATCGTAACCGGTCGTGACGACGCGGCCCGACGGATATTTCTGGGAGGTGAGCTGTCCCGCCAGATTGTAACCGTATTCGAGCTGATAACTCTGGTCGCCGATCGTCTGGACGTGTTTCACGAGCCGTCCCATCAGATCGAAATCATAGAGCGTCTCGGTCGCGGGCGTCGCCTGCGTGCCGGTTCCGGCGGCGGTGGTAACCTTCGTCAGCGCGCCGATATTGTGGAATCCGGAACGCGCCTGATCGTAGTAGTAATCGACGTCGGGCGTTTCGTAGCCCGATTCTCCCTCGTAAGTCACTTTCTTCAGCCTGTTCAGACCGTCGTACTGCATCGCGGTATGGACTCCGTTGGCGTCGTACGCGTCGGTCAGAAGACCGTCTTCGTTGTAAGTGAGGACTTTCGTCCACAGACCGCCCGTGGTGACCTTCGTCCCGGCGTCGTTGAGCGTCGCATTCGCCTCGACCTGCCGCTCGTGCGTCAGGCGCGAGAGCGAATCGTATTTGAACAGGCGTTCCTGCGTGACGGTTCCGTCCGACTGGGTGACCTTCGAAAGATTATCGTTCGCATCATATTCATAATGGGTCGGTAGGTTGGGTGATGCGACCGAACCGAGCGCGCCCGACGCATTCGGTTCGTCGACGCGGACCGCGCGGCCGAGTGCGTCGTACAGCATCCGGCGCTGTTTTCCGGCCGGATCGGTCGAAAGTACCCACGTTTTCTTAAGGCCGTCCGGATCGTCTCATTTTCGTTCCCGTCCTGCGGGATTCGTGAACTATTGGGAGTCAGGCATTTCAATTCCGAGCAAACGTTTCATCGACAACCCTCGCGAGCCGTCAAGACAAATCCTGCGCGGTCATCCGCAATCCGCGCCCTGCGTCAATTTGTATCGTCTTGGTCATCCCAAGGCTCATCGGATAGCCATTCGGCGTCTCCGGATTTTGTCGGAACTAAAGCCACTGTGTACCCTCCCCCGAACAAAGTCAGCTACTTTCTCATAATGTATTGACAAGCCCGTTTTATCTGTCAAAAGGAATCGGTTGCCGTGGCGGATTTCCGAACCGATTCCTGCCGGACGCTCATCGGGGCCGTAGATCGAATCAGCGGTGGATTAGCGAGGGTGGCGTCCGGTCGAGCCGCTTTCTCTGAAACTGTCTTCAACGGCGCGCGGGCCGATGGCTGAGAGCGTGGAAATTTCGAAATACTTCGTTGTCGGGTTGTCGCAGGCCCGTTCCGGGCGGTTTTCGCGCGGAACGGGCGGGGTTTGTTCTTCGGTCTTTATTCGATATACTTTCCTTTTTCTTTATATGAGCTTTTTAGCACTGCAAGACATATTGCGCACCGCGATCGCGGCGAGCGCTCTGAAGAATTTCGGCGTCGAACTCGAAAGCGTCCCGTGCGAGGTTCCGCCGCGCACGGAACTCGGCGACCTCGCCTTCCCCGTCTCGTTCGAACTCGCGAAACGGATCAAGCAGGCAACGGGCGAAAAGCGCAACCCACGCGAGATCGCGGAGACTCTGAAGGCGGCGCTCGAATCGTTCGACTTCGTCGGCAAGGTCGAAGTTGCCGGCGCCGGATATTTGAACGTGTTCTACGACCGCGCGAAATGGCTCGCCGAAAATTCCGACCGCGACTTTCTGCGAAGCACCGAATCCGGCCCGAAAGTGTGCGTCGAACATACGTCGGTGAACCCAAACAAAGCCGCGCATATCGGGCACGTTCGAAATTCGGTTCTCGGCGACACCTTTGTTCGGATCCTGCGCGCCGGCGGCCGCTCCGTCGAAGTCCAAAATTACATCGACAATACCGGCGTGCAGGTGGCGGACGTCGTCGTCGGTTTCGTCCATTTGCGAAAACTCGATCTTCCGGCGATCAGGCGACTTGCCGCCGAACTTGCGATACCCTTCGACTATTATTGTTGGGACCTCTACACCGAGGTCGGCCGTTTCTACGCCGAAGCCGAAGAAAACAAACAACTTCGGGCCGAAGTGCTGCACGAACTCGAGCGCGGGTCGGGAGAGATCTACGAATTGGCCGACTGGATCGCGACGCGAAACGTCGAATGCATCCTCAAAACGATGGAGCGTCTCGGCATCCGTTACGACCTGCTGCCGCGCGAGTCGGAAATTCTACATTTGAATTTCTGGGCAAAGGCTTTCGAGTTGATGAAGGAACGCGACGTCATCCGGCTCGAGACCGAGGGCAAGAACAAAGGCTGTTGGGTGATGCCGTTCGATTCGCACGAAGGGACGGACGAGCACGACAGCGACAAGATCCTTGTGCGTTCGAACGGGACAGTGACCTATACCGGCAAGGACATCGCGTATCAGATGTGGAAGCTCGGGCTGCTCGGACTCGATTTCAATTACAAGCTTTTTCAGACCTACGCCGACGGCAAGCAGGTCTGGATCACGTCGGGCGAAGCAACCGACGCTTCGGGCGTCCCCGCATTCGGCCATAGCGACACGGTTTACAACGTCATCGACACGCGGCAGTCGTATCCGCAGGAAGTCGTCAAAAAAGGCGTCGCGACGATCTTCCCGGAAAAAGGCGAGGCGGCGAGCGTGCACCTCAATTACGAAATGGTCGCGCTTAGTCCGGCGGCGGCGGAAGAACTCGGTTTCAGGCTTTCCGATGAGGACCGCGCCAAAAGCTTTATCGAAATGTCGGGCCGCAAAGGGCTCGGCGTCAAGGCCGACGATATGATCGACCGCCTCGAAGCGAACGCCAGGGGCGAGGTCGAATCGCGCCATCCCGACGTCTCGGACGATGAAAAAGCGCTGATCGCCCGCCAGATCGCGGTCGGTGCGCTGCGATATTTTCTGCTGAAATTCACGAAGAACACGGTTGTCGTATTCGATTTCAAGGAAGCGCTGTCGTTCGAGGGCGAAACTGGTGTTTACTGCCAGTACACCGCCGTCCGCACGAATTCCATCTTCCGCAAACTGCAGTCCGGCGATCTTGATGCCGCCCGCGCGCTTTTGCGGACGAATCGTGCCGAGGTTTCGGAATTGTTCGGTTCCGAGATCGGAAACGATATCTGGTCGATGGCGGCGGCAGCGTCGCGGATCGAAGAAGCGATCGCCGGCGCGGTGACGGCGGCCGAACCCGCGATTCTCGCGAAATATTGTTTCAGTCTCGCGAAGTCTTTTAATCTCTTCTATCACAACCACCGGATCATCGCCGAGGAGAACGCGGTGAAACGTGCCGTGCTGGTGGTCGTCGCCGACGTCACGCGCCGCGCTCTGACGGCCGGGTTGGCGACGATGGGAATCGAAGTTCCCGAGCGAATGTAGTTCTTATCCGGGCGATGGCAAAGATTTGCCCGCGAATCGATGCGATTTTGTTTTCGCGTATTTCGCGTCTTTCGCGGGAGAACGATTTCAATGCGTATGTGGGTTTATTTTGCGTGGCAAGCGAATTGCGGTGGCAAACGTGGACGCTGAATTTTCAGCCCAAACCGGCATCGCGGCATATGTTTCTTGGGTAAAGTGCGAAAACGGATTCGCAAAACGCAAATGGACGAAGCGAAACAGAGACTGATCCGGCTGGCACAGAAGGCTCACGCCGGCGAGCGTGCGGCGGCGTTGGCATATCGCGGCCATATCAGGGCGCTTACGCGTCCGGAAGAGATCGCCGCGGTGAAGCGGATCGAGAATGACGAATGGCGGCACCGGCGGCAGTTGTCGAGAATTCTTGCGGCGTTCGGCTGCCGGCCGCTTGCGTTACGCGAACTCGTTTTCAAAGCGGTCGGAACGTTCATCGCGTTAGGATGCCGTTTTTGCGGACGTTTTCAGGCGACCTATTTCGCCGGCGTTCTGGAGAGCGTCAATGTCTGTGAGTACAAAGAGGCGGCGCGGCTCGCTGAAACGCTGGGACTGGCTGAACTCGCGAACGAGTTCCGGGAAATGGAACGGACCGAGGCGGAACACGAACGGGTTCTCAAGGAAATGATCGACGGACACCCGTTGCTTCTTTTTTTCGCCGCCGTCTTCGGCTGGGGTAAGTCGGTTGAAGCCTCGAAAAAGATCGCGTTGAATTGAATTTTATGCTTATTGTAATGAAACCGGATGCGTCGGCCGAGCAGGTCAAACGCGTCCTTGAAATCATCGAAC
The DNA window shown above is from Acidobacteriota bacterium and carries:
- the argS gene encoding arginine--tRNA ligase — protein: MSFLALQDILRTAIAASALKNFGVELESVPCEVPPRTELGDLAFPVSFELAKRIKQATGEKRNPREIAETLKAALESFDFVGKVEVAGAGYLNVFYDRAKWLAENSDRDFLRSTESGPKVCVEHTSVNPNKAAHIGHVRNSVLGDTFVRILRAGGRSVEVQNYIDNTGVQVADVVVGFVHLRKLDLPAIRRLAAELAIPFDYYCWDLYTEVGRFYAEAEENKQLRAEVLHELERGSGEIYELADWIATRNVECILKTMERLGIRYDLLPRESEILHLNFWAKAFELMKERDVIRLETEGKNKGCWVMPFDSHEGTDEHDSDKILVRSNGTVTYTGKDIAYQMWKLGLLGLDFNYKLFQTYADGKQVWITSGEATDASGVPAFGHSDTVYNVIDTRQSYPQEVVKKGVATIFPEKGEAASVHLNYEMVALSPAAAEELGFRLSDEDRAKSFIEMSGRKGLGVKADDMIDRLEANARGEVESRHPDVSDDEKALIARQIAVGALRYFLLKFTKNTVVVFDFKEALSFEGETGVYCQYTAVRTNSIFRKLQSGDLDAARALLRTNRAEVSELFGSEIGNDIWSMAAAASRIEEAIAGAVTAAEPAILAKYCFSLAKSFNLFYHNHRIIAEENAVKRAVLVVVADVTRRALTAGLATMGIEVPERM
- a CDS encoding RHS repeat protein — encoded protein: MLYDALGRAVRVDEPNASGALGSVASPNLPTHYEYDANDNLSKVTQSDGTVTQERLFKYDSLSRLTHERQVEANATLNDAGTKVTTGGLWTKVLTYNEDGLLTDAYDANGVHTAMQYDGLNRLKKVTYEGESGYETPDVDYYYDQARSGFHNIGALTKVTTAAGTGTQATPATETLYDFDLMGRLVKHVQTIGDQSYQLEYGYNLAGQLTSQKYPSGRVVTTGYDSKGRFSTVADAQRTFLASVGFGSDTLPSLLTYGNSTVPSISTNGFR
- a CDS encoding ferritin-like domain-containing protein, with protein sequence MDEAKQRLIRLAQKAHAGERAAALAYRGHIRALTRPEEIAAVKRIENDEWRHRRQLSRILAAFGCRPLALRELVFKAVGTFIALGCRFCGRFQATYFAGVLESVNVCEYKEAARLAETLGLAELANEFREMERTEAEHERVLKEMIDGHPLLLFFAAVFGWGKSVEASKKIALN